Proteins encoded within one genomic window of Bombina bombina isolate aBomBom1 chromosome 1, aBomBom1.pri, whole genome shotgun sequence:
- the LOC128645537 gene encoding keratin, type I cytoskeletal 47 kDa-like: protein MSSYRSSSLSFSSNSVGGYGGGFGSGFGGSAGSSFGSSFASGVGSGYGGGSGSGFGGGAGSGYGGGSGASFSLSSSGGFGGAASSSNFGSYPGSDKQTMQNLNDRLASYLDKVRALEAANADLELKIKEWYEKQLSVGASASGKDYSKYYETIQDLRNKILAATIDNSRVVLQIDNARLAADDFRLKFENELALRQSVEADIVGLRRVLDELTLSRGDLEIQIESLSEELAYLKKNHEEEISVAKGSAAGQVNVEMDAAPGVDLTKLLNDMRADYEALAEKNRREAEAWFNQKSNELKKEISAGVEQVQTSKSEISDLRRTLQSLEIELQSQLAMKKSLEDTLAETEGRYGLQLQQIQVSISSLEEQLLQIRSDMERLNLEYQQLLDIKTRLEMEIETYRRLLEGELGLSSFSSKSSSSSQQTVTQTSSTSSVDSKRDPTKTRKVKTIVEEVVDGKVVSSRVEEVEQKLN from the exons ATGTCATCCTATCGCTCCAGCTCTTTGTCCTTTAGCTCCAACTCTGTTGGTGGTTATGGAGGGGGCTTTGGAAGTGGCTTTGGTGGTAGTGCAGGAAGTAGCTTTGGCAGTAGCTTTGCTAGTGGTGTAGGAAGTGGCTATGGTGGTGGTTCAGGAAGTGGCTTTGGTGGTGGTGCAGGAAGTGGTTATGGTGGAGGCTCTGGAGCTAGCTTTTCTCTTAGTTCATCTGGAGGCTTTGGGGGGGCTGCATCTAGCAGCAACTTtgggagctatcctggaagtgacAAGCAAACTATGCAAAACCTGAATGACCGTCTAGCATCTTACCTTGACAAAGTGAGAGCTTTGGAGGCAGCCAATGCGGACCTTGAGCTAAAGATCAAAGAGTGGTACGAGAAGCAACTTAGTGTTGGTGCCAGTGCATCCGGCAAAGATTACAGTAAATATTATGAAACCATTCAAGATCTGAGGAACAAG ATCCTTGCTGCCACAATTGATAACTCCCGTGTTGTCTTGCAAATTGACAATGCTAGACTAGCTGCTGATGACTTCAGGCTGAA ATTTGAGAATGAGCTGGCCCTTCGCCAGAGTGTCGAAGCTGACATCGTTGGCCTGCGCAGAGTCCTGGATGAGCTGACCCTGTCCAGAGGTGACCTAGAGATCCAGATTGAGAGTCTCTCTGAAGAGCTGGCTTACCTCAAGAAGAACCATGAGGAG GAGATAAGTGTTGCCAAGGGCAGTGCTGCTGGACAGGTCAATGTAGAAATGGATGCTGCTCCAGGTGTGGATCTGACTAAACTGCTGAATGACATGAGAGCGGACTATGAAGCTTTGGCTGAGAAGAACCGCCGAGAAGCAGAAGCTTGGTTCAACCAAAAG AGCAATGAGCTAAAGAAGGAAATTTCGGCTGGCGTAGAACAGGTGCAAACAAGCAAAAGCGAAATCTCTGACCTGAGACGTACGCTACAGAGCCTGGAAATTGAACTACAGTCGCAGTTGGCAATG AAAAAATCCCTGGAAGACACTCTAGCAGAGACAGAAGGCCGCTACGGTTTACAGCTGCAGCAGATACAGGTTTCCATCAGCAGTTTAGAAGAGCAGTTGCTACAGATCAGATCAGACATGGAAAGACTGAACCTTGAATATCAACAGCTCCTAGACATCAAGACCAGATTGGAGATGGAAATTGAAACATACCGTCGCCTTCTTGAAGGAGAGCTGGG GCTGTCTTCCTTCTCCAGTAAGTCTTCATCTTCCTCACAGCAGACAGTCACACAGACATCATCAACATCCTCAGTGGATTCcaaaagag ACCCAACAAAAACCAGAAAGGTAAAAACCATTGTTGAGGAGGTGGTTGATGGCAAGGTTGTGTCATCGAGAGTAGAGGAAGTTGAGCAGAAATTGAATTAA